Proteins co-encoded in one Gossypium arboreum isolate Shixiya-1 chromosome 11, ASM2569848v2, whole genome shotgun sequence genomic window:
- the LOC128283645 gene encoding uncharacterized protein LOC128283645 isoform X3 produces the protein MKCAADYSSNFFAQVIWETRHEEEEEEQEDSIFKQGNLRPRSSRVAGKKLRQHHRRRRLKRMETELAKMKAEMRDSAESLMAGKVEADQAEAKLQVLKLKLLAVKEIEAFLMGFL, from the exons ATGAAGTGTGCTGCTGATTATTCATCCAATTTTTTTGCTCAA GTCATATGGGAAACAAGgcacgaagaagaagaagaagaacaagAAGATTCAATTTTCAAGCAGGGAAACCTTCGGCCTCG AAGCAGCAGAGTTGCTGGAAAGAAGCTGCGGCAGCACCACCGCAGGCGCCGGCTTAAGCGGATGGAAACCGAACTGGCAAAGATGAAAGCGGAGATGAGGGACTCGGCTGAGTCCCTAATGGCAGGTAAAGTAGAAGCTGATCAGGCTGAGGCTAAACTTCAAGTGCTGAAGTTGAAGCTTTTGGCAGTGAAGGAAATTGAAGCTTTTCTCATGGGTTTTCTTTGA
- the LOC128283645 gene encoding uncharacterized protein LOC128283645 isoform X2 encodes MKCAADYSSNFFAQVYFHFALDFIFVLKQIYSCLCVVANFVPTENKVHVFSLCFFRSYGKQGTKKKKKNKKIQFSSRETFGLGRSSRVAGKKLRQHHRRRRLKRMETELAKMKAEMRDSAESLMAGPSCPKLLARSQATPP; translated from the exons ATGAAGTGTGCTGCTGATTATTCATCCAATTTTTTTGCTCAAGTTTATTTTCACTTTGCTCTCGATTTCATTTTTGTTCTTAAGCAAATTTATAGCTGTTTGTGTGTTGTTGCTAACTTTGTTCCAACAGAAAATAAAGTCCATGTATTTTCTCTATGTTTTTTCAGGTCATATGGGAAACAAGgcacgaagaagaagaagaagaacaagAAGATTCAATTTTCAAGCAGGGAAACCTTCGGCCTCG GAAGAAGCAGCAGAGTTGCTGGAAAGAAGCTGCGGCAGCACCACCGCAGGCGCCGGCTTAAGCGGATGGAAACCGAACTGGCAAAGATGAAAGCGGAGATGAGGGACTCGGCTGAGTCCCTAATGGCAG GACCTTCATGTCCTAAACTCCTTGCTAGGTCACAAGCAACGCCTCCTTGA
- the LOC128283645 gene encoding uncharacterized protein LOC128283645 isoform X1 — protein sequence MKCAADYSSNFFAQVYFHFALDFIFVLKQIYSCLCVVANFVPTENKVHVFSLCFFRSYGKQGTKKKKKNKKIQFSSRETFGLGRSSRVAGKKLRQHHRRRRLKRMETELAKMKAEMRDSAESLMAGKVEADQAEAKLQVLKLKLLAVKEIEAFLMGFL from the exons ATGAAGTGTGCTGCTGATTATTCATCCAATTTTTTTGCTCAAGTTTATTTTCACTTTGCTCTCGATTTCATTTTTGTTCTTAAGCAAATTTATAGCTGTTTGTGTGTTGTTGCTAACTTTGTTCCAACAGAAAATAAAGTCCATGTATTTTCTCTATGTTTTTTCAGGTCATATGGGAAACAAGgcacgaagaagaagaagaagaacaagAAGATTCAATTTTCAAGCAGGGAAACCTTCGGCCTCG GAAGAAGCAGCAGAGTTGCTGGAAAGAAGCTGCGGCAGCACCACCGCAGGCGCCGGCTTAAGCGGATGGAAACCGAACTGGCAAAGATGAAAGCGGAGATGAGGGACTCGGCTGAGTCCCTAATGGCAGGTAAAGTAGAAGCTGATCAGGCTGAGGCTAAACTTCAAGTGCTGAAGTTGAAGCTTTTGGCAGTGAAGGAAATTGAAGCTTTTCTCATGGGTTTTCTTTGA